DNA sequence from the Ailuropoda melanoleuca isolate Jingjing unplaced genomic scaffold, ASM200744v2 unplaced-scaffold61975, whole genome shotgun sequence genome:
CACCGGCCCCACGGGCCCTACCCAGCCCCACACTCACCAGCTCGTTGGCGTGCTTAGACCAGGCAAGGTTGCACACCTGGGAGCCCGTGTCAATGCACTGCAGCGGCTGCCCCGTGAGCGTGTTCCAGAAGCGGATGCAGCGGTCAGCTGTGCCGCCGCCAGAGGCCAGCAGCCCGTGCTGGTGCGGGGACCAGGCGATGGCCTTCACGGCCGCCAGATGCTCTGTGTACTGCTGCACGGGGCTCAGGCTTGAGTGGTTCCAGACCAGCAGCTGTGGGGGCAGTGGCCGTGAGCCCCCCCAAACTCCTCGcagtccccccacctccccgggCAGCACCCGCATCGCCCTTCCCTGTGATGGAAGGGATGGCCGGAGGCTGGGACGGCGGGGGCCCCGGGGCGCCTACCTTGTTGTCGTTGCCCCCCGAGGCGAGGAGCTGGTGGTCTGTGGACCACTTGAGCCCACACACCTCCTGCCGGTGGCCCTGCAGCCGCCGCTCCGACTGCAGGGGTGGGGTCCGGATGTCCCTCTGCAGGATCATGCGGTCCCGGCTCCCAGACGAGAGCTGGTCAGCGTTCCAGGCCAGCGCCCCTGGAGGccgggcagagggcaagggaggctGAGGCCTGGCCCCCCCAGAGATCACACCTGCCCCCCAGTGGACTGGGTGGCTCCTCACCGACACGTGCCGTGTGGCCTTCCAGCATGGACAGCTTCTTCCCCGCGGCCGCATC
Encoded proteins:
- the LOC117800006 gene encoding fizzy-related protein homolog; the protein is MLEGHTARVGALAWNADQLSSGSRDRMILQRDIRTPPLQSERRLQGHRQEVCGLKWSTDHQLLASGGNDNKLLVWNHSSLSPVQQYTEHLAAVKAIAWSPHQHGLLASGGGTADRCIRFWNTLTGQPLQCIDTGSQVCNLAWSKHANELVSVGLGRA